One window of Nymphaea colorata isolate Beijing-Zhang1983 chromosome 1, ASM883128v2, whole genome shotgun sequence genomic DNA carries:
- the LOC116245980 gene encoding p-coumarate 3-hydroxylase, with product MDLPLPLSTIFLVLLLSIISVKFLQSLRYKLPPGPRPWPIVGNLFSIKPIRFRCFAEWAQTYGPIMSVWFGSTLNVIVSNSELAKEVLKDNDQHLADRHRTRSAARFSRDGKDLIWADYGPHYVKVRKVCTLELFSPKRLEALRPIREDEVTAMIECVFKDCTDQEKKGMVLRTHLGAVAFNNTTRLVFGKRFIDADGKMHPQGLEFKGIVANGLKLGASLPWGEYVPWLRWAFPLEEEAIAKHGDRRDRLTRAIMEEHTLARNKSGGAKQHFVDALLTLQQEYDLSEDTIIGLLWDMITAGMDTTVISTEWAMAEILKHPRVQEKVQEELDRVIGHDRVMSETDFPDLPYLQCVVKEAMRLHPPTPLMLPHKATANVKLGGYDVPKGSIVNVNVWAVARDPAVWKRAEEFWPERFLEEDINIKGQDFRVLPFGAGRRVCPGAGLGVFLVQSMLGHLLHHFKWAPLEGVREEEIDLSENPGMVSFMATPLQARATPRLPAHLYRRVPYEG from the exons ATGGATCTCCCTCTCCCACTCTCCACCATCTTCCTTGTTCTTCTCCTCTCCATCATATCTGTCAAATTCCTCCAAAGTCTTAGGTACAAGCTGCCTCCTGGACCCAGGCCATGGCCAATAGTGGGCAACCTATTCAGCATCAAGCCCATCAGGTTCAGGTGCTTCGCCGAGTGGGCGCAGACCTACGGGCCGATCATGTCGGTCTGGTTCGGCTCGACGCTCAACGTGATCGTCTCGAACTCCGAGCTGGCGAAGGAGGTGCTCAAGGACAACGATCAGCACCTTGCAGACAGGCACAGGACCAGGTCCGCAGCTAGGTTCAGCCGGGACGGCAAGGACCTTATCTGGGCTGACTATGGGCCTCACTATGTCAAGGTGAGGAAGGTTTGCACCTTGGAACTGTTCTCCCCAAAGAGGCTTGAGGCCCTCAGACCCATCAGAGAGGATGAAGTTACTGCCATGATTGAGTGTGTCTTTAAAGACTGCACAGATCAAG AGAAGAAGGGGATGGTGTTGAGGACCCACTTGGGGGCGGTGGCGTTCAACAACACGACGAGGCTGGTGTTCGGGAAGAGGTTCATAGACGCGGACGGGAAGATGCACCCGCAGGGCTTGGAGTTCAAGGGGATCGTCGCCAACGGGCTGAAGCTCGGGGCGTCGCTGCCGTGGGGCGAGTACGTGCCCTGGCTGCGCTGGGCCTTCCCGCTGGAGGAGGAGGCCATCGCCAAGCACGGCGACCGGCGGGACCGCCTCACCCGGGCCATCATGGAGGAGCACACCCTCGCCCGCAACAAGTCCGGCGGCGCCAAGCAGCACTTCGTCGACGCCCTCCTCACCCTCCAGCAGGAGTACGACCTCAGCGAGGACACCATCATCGGCCTCCTTTGG GACATGATCACGGCCGGGATGGATACGACCGTGATCTCCACGGAGTGGGCGATGGCGGAGATCCTAAAGCACCCCAGGGTCCAAGAGAAAGTCCAAGAGGAATTGGATCGGGTCATCGGTCACGACAGGGTCATGTCCGAAACCGACTTCCCAGACCTCCCCTACCTCCAGTGTGTGGTCAAAGAGGCCATGCGCCTGCACCCGCCCACGCCGCTGATGCTGCCCCACAAGGCCACCGCCAACGTGAAGCTCGGCGGCTACGACGTGCCCAAGGGCTCGATTGTGAACGTGAACGTGTGGGCCGTCGCCCGGGACCCGGCGGTCTGGAAGCGGGCGGAGGAGTTCTGGCCGGAGCGATTCCTGGAGGAGGACATCAACATCAAGGGCCAAGACTTCCGGGTGCTGCCGTTCGGCGCAGGGCGGCGGGTGTGCCCGGGCGCGGGGCTGGGCGTGTTCCTGGTGCAGTCGATGCTGGGGCACCTGCTGCACCACTTCAAGTGGGCGCCGCTGGAAGGGGTCAGAGAGGAGGAGATCGACTTGTCCGAGAACCCGGGCATGGTCAGCTTCATGGCTACGCCCTTGCAGGCGAGGGCCACGCCCAGGCTGCCTGCTCACTTGTACCGACGCGTGCCCTACGAGGGCTAA
- the LOC116246104 gene encoding uncharacterized protein LOC116246104: protein MRKKLDTRFPASRIKKIMQADEDVGKIAMAVPVLVSKALELFLQDLCDRTYEITLQRGAKTMNSLHLKQCVQSFSVFDFLREIVNKVPDLGGADAGGDERHLPRRRRVPDDEDGSEDEPKKMKTDAPHSGGRGRGRGRGRGRGRGRTSGRDSIHFEKCEDDVDLPPESGDKPSSKRLDDGVEARPKENASSDANNPGLRNFDLNIDLDENGNTSAASTSASVSISTAEVELKHEEYPGWSLSEMNKIRIDPLQLAQLTRHTDEDEEDYDNEEG from the exons ATGAGGAAGAAGCTCGACACTCGCTTCCCGGCG TCTCGAATAAAAAAGATTATGCAAGCTGATGAAGATGTCGGAAAAATTGCTATGGCAGTGCCAGTTTTAGTGT CAAAAGCACTGGAATTGTTTCTTCAAGATCTTTGTGATCGAACATATGAGATCACTTTGCAAAGAGGAGCAAAGACAATGAATTCTCTACATCT GAAGCAATGTGTGCAAAGCTTCAGTGTCTTTGACTTCTTGAGAGAAATTGTGAACAAAGTTCCGGACCTTGGTGGTGCTGATGCTGGAGGTGATGAGAGACATCTACCTAGAAGAAG GAGAGTTCCAGATGATGAAGATGGTAGCGAGGACGAGCccaaaaagatgaagact GATGCGCCACATAGTGGTGGTAGAGGACGTGGGCGGGGCAGAGGAAGAGGCCGAGGTCGCGGTAGGACAAGTGGAAGAGACAGCATTcactttgaaaaatgtgaagatGATGTTGATCTTCCCCCTGAAAGTGGAGATAAACCCTCTTCTAAAAGGTTAGATGATGGAGTTGAGGCAAGACCAAAGGAAAATGCATCTTCGGATGCAAACAACCCTGGCCTTAGAAACTTTGACCTCAATATCGACTTGGATGAAAATGGTAACACTTCCGCGGCTTCTACATCTGCTTCTGTTTCCATTTCCACAGCAGAAGTGGAACTGAAACATGAGGAGTACCCTGGATGGTCGCTATCCGAGATGAACAAAATACGGATTGACCCTTTGCAGCTCGCACAGCTCACTAGGCACACTGACGAAGACGAGGAAGATTATGACAATGAAGAAGGATGA